Part of the Fusarium musae strain F31 chromosome 3, whole genome shotgun sequence genome, TCATGACTACACAGCCTGAATGCGTCACTGATGAGGCTACTGTCCCAACCACTGTACCGCTAAGCGTCTTTCCAAAATTGTTCGTGTCGCTGATTGAGTGATTACAGTGAATGAAAATCGTTTCAGCTGTTAATTGTCCGTGGTCGTAATTGGGGTGGCTGAGAAGTTTCGTTTCACTTAGCTTGGTTGGGTTGCGGCCATTTCATTTGCTCAAGCAGCATCGCCAAGACCTGAAGATGGAAATCATATCGCGCATCATCACGCCACGAGATTCGGGATATTTCAACATGCCGAGTTAATTGCCATTCAGCTCCAGAGCCCTAGCCCTGGAGTGCAATTTGTGCGCAAGTTCTAATTGACAGTCTTTACAATTTTGACTTCTCGCTTTCACTCTAGGACTCACAAGCCATAGCCTCAAAGTATATAGTGCGAACTCGACAGCGGCAAACAAGCTTCTGTGAGCTTCTCGCAGCCAAAGATCTACTCTAATGGCTATTCTATAAATATGCCTTTTGTGCATGGCGTGTCTCTTGTTGATTGGCAGAAGCATGGTTCACGGAAGTTAGATAAGGGCCAAGCAATGGCCGGCGCCTTTAGCAGGCAACCTTGATGACGTTTAACTTCGGCATTGCCCACTCAAGCCACGAGACCTtgaattaagcttaaattttATCCCTGTCACAGTTTCCATTGTCCTCCGCACTCTGACATGCCAAACTCATAAGCGAGCTGCCCAGTGACGATCTCCCCAGCCCTGCGATGAATGACGCGTCCCTTATCTCGACTCGCCTGATAGATCTTTGAGGCAAATCTTCACATCGATGCATTCTATTTATGCCATGGGTCTTGTGTGATCGCGTGACGCAAGCACATTACAGAAAAGCAGATTTGAGCTAAAGTTGGTTTCAAGACAGAGCGGCAGACGACCTGTTGCTATTCTGGGGCATGTCCCTTCTGCGGTGCAGGCTAGTGCATTCTTTTTGTCGAGGCTGAGTGAGAGGATGGAACCATTCAGTAAACTAAATGTGGTCAATGGGCATTGGAAACATGGCGATAGTCAGTGAAGCATTGATCTATATAACGATGCCATTACCCGGCAAGGAAAGAAGCGGTTCAAAGcactcaacagcctcatctTCACATTCGCTCTAAACAACTTTAGCTGGCAAGCTTCCATTCGCTACAATAACCCTATCGTTTATACACTGCCAATCCCTCTTCATTATCATTTCTTCAATTACGTACTCAGTCTCAAAATTCGCACGAACATAATGACAATGGGTTCCGCTGTCGCTGCGCCAAGTATGAGAGTTCTTGTCTGTCCGTCTGGCTTCAAGGGCAGCCTTCAGCCCAATGAGGCTGCAGACTGTATCGAAGCCGGGATCCTTGCCGTAGAACCTAATGCCTCAGTTCGCAAAGTTCCGTTGGTTGATGGAGGCGAAGGTTTCACCCAGGCCATTGTCACAGCCACAGGGGGGTCAATGCACCCCGTACACGTGGTTGGACCCGTAGGGGAAGATGTCACGTCATTCTTTGGCCTCCTGGGCCGCAAAGACGATGAACCAACCACGGCGGTTCTTGagatggctgctgctgctggcctGAGCTTAGTCCCACCTAATCGTCGCAATCCAGGCAAGACAACAACTTTCGGTGTTGGCCAACTCATTCTTGCTGCGCTTGATGCTGGAGCCACTCGCATTCTGGTTGGATGCGGCGACTCTGGGACGTGTGATGGTGGCGCGGGGATGCTTCAAGCTCTCGGGGCAAGGCTGGTCGATACCCGAGGACGTGCCCTCCCCTTGGCTGGTGGTGGCGAGTCGCTCTTGAAACTTGGTTCCATTGACCTTACTGGAGTAGACAAGCGTGTCTTGAATGCCAAAATTGACGTCGCTATGAATTGGCACAACGTGCTTTGTGGACCAGGCGGAGTGGCAAATGTCTTCGGTCCCCAGAAAGGATCAACCCCAGAGCAAGCCGCCCGCCTTAGTCTAGCCATGGAGAATTTGGCAGACGTTGCTACAGGTATCCTTTGCGACAAAAACGTCCGACTTGCTCCTGGAGGTGGTGCCTCGGGGGGTCTGGGAACAGGCTTGCGCTTGGTAGGAGCTGCACTCAGACCCAGATATGAGGTTATTATGCAGTACATCAACTTGCACAGTATCTTCGATGACTGCGATCTTGTACTTACTGCAGAGGGGGGCATTGACGATCAAACGCCAAGGGGAAAGATCCCCGCAGAAGTGGCCAGACTGGCCAAGAAACATGGACTTCCGGTGATTGCCATCGCTGGTACGATTGGACAGGGAGCCAGTGTGAACTATGATATCGGGATCGATGCTTTTACGTGCATAATCCAGCGACCAATGAGCTTGGATGATGCGGTTTTGGAAGCGGAGAAATTGACCCGTGAGAGTGCTGAGACTGTTATGAGAATTGTTATGGTTGGGCGGATGTTAGGCAAATGCCCTTGATGAGACACGTGTTATCTGACTCTGTTTGTGCTTTGGCTTAATTACATTGAATCCGTGGGTGACCTGGCACCGGAACTCTATTGCTTAAGCTGTCTATTTATCTAATGAAATACTTGTTTTGTTTCTACGAGTAGCGGTTACCTCGATCTCAGACTCCAAACGGGAACGCGGAGGAGGATGTGTATGGAGCGCAATAATTGTTCAACTACTCTGGCAGAATGTGTAAGTTGCAATAATGTGTTTAGATTTGTAACTGAGATCTGCGACCTAGACCTAAAGCCTAGACTCACTTGATAGAGGTCAGGACTTCTAGTCTAGAAGGTTGCTATATAAGGACCTATTTTCAGGAGCTGCAGCGGAGCTGATATATACAACACTTAGGATAATGGAGATAAGCTGAAATTCTTATGCAGAGACTAgataaaagtttaaagagAGAAATCTAAGTCCTTAGAGTTAGAAGACTATAAATAACTGCGTCTTGTCTCATTATCTCTCAttttcccttctcctcactaagaaattatataacttcCACTTCCAAAAAACACACACTCACCTACCTTACTCATATTTTACAGTATCATCATCTGCCAATATGTGCTGCGGCGGGGGCGGCGGGGGGCTCAATAGTCGCGCGTATGCCCAAGCTATGGGTTCTGGGATTCCACCCCGCAGCCCGTCACGATTCAGGTCCAAAAGCAAGAGGATAAGCCACATCATGGTGGAGGCAAAGACGAAGCAGCTCCAAGATACAGGCGCCAAAGATTGGGACCAGTCGTTCTTTGGAGCGTCCAACGGCTTCCGGAAGGGAAGTCTAGGCAAAGAGCCAGCCGGGGCAGTGGCGTGAGCAGGCGTTCCAACCGTGACTCTAATGGTTCTATTCGCTCCACGGTAAGGCCTACCTAAGTTCAGAGTCACAATAACATATCTAGCTTCCGGATTAGACACTTACCAATCACTGGCCGAAACCTCTACCACAGAATATGCTTGTTGCGAAGAAATTGCGGGAACGGCCAGTTCAGAGTTCTACCTTCCGTGGAAAGCTTAGAGCTTCCGAGGCTGGCCTAAACGCGATGGCTAGCTCCAAGACTGAATGAGGAGTTTGATCTATTAACACTTTTAGCTAATGCTGGACGTCAATGGAATGCGAACAAACGGCCTACACGGTCTATCTAATATAAGCTCCATATGCTGACTGTTTTAGTTAAACAAAGTGGTCAGCGGGGGAATGCAAATTTCTATCAGAATCCTAAGTCACGGACTCATGGTCGATTGGAGATACAGGATGGAGTGACAGACATCCCCTGTTCGACAGCCCAAGGGGTAATTGGATCAGGAAGAGCTACTGTTTTCTAAGACATTTGTTTAGACGCCAGTGCATTTCATGTGTCTGAGCCGTGTCTCTGAGTATACAGGTTGGGACGCAATATAGAATGATGGACAACTCGTGTTTGACTGTGGAGGCGTCGTTTAGTTCGGAGAGGGCTCTTGTGTTGACCGACACTTATTTCACGCTGGGTTTGGAGTGGAAATTCACAGGTGTGATATGTCAGGTTTTCGAGATTCTCGCCAGCTCAAGACAATAAAGGTAGGCGACATTTAATTAAATCTCTTATCTTCGATATCAAGACATGTTATTCATTCCATATACTTTGTTGGCCCGCTTTCTTACTTGACACACAAACCTTGTCCCCGTTGGGAAATACAATGAGAGCGTCTGGAGCCTGCATCACAGTTGCTTCCACCTTTAGAGGCTTTACGAGCATGCCTGCCCTCCACTCGAGTGAAACAAGCCAACCTCCCATAGCCCTGACGTGAGTCAACTTCCCACCTGCCCAAGATGACGGTAAGCTCGGAAGCAAGTGTATCACGACGACCTGTCGTGACGGCTCAGATCTTAGCGTAGATTGGACCAGACACTCTAAGATCCCAGCACATCCGCCAAAGTTGCCGTCAATCTGGAATGGAGGATGATTATCTAACATGTTTGGTAAAGTCGATGTTTTCAACAGCAGATCCATGTGGTTGTCACAACCCTCCGAGTCTCTGAGACGAGCGTGAAAGTTCAATAGCCATGCCCTGCTCCAGCCTGTATGCCCTCCTCCGTGCTCCGCTCTCCTCGCGAGAACCTTCTTCGCAGCCTTGATCAGGAGCGGCGACGAGTCCATACTGATAGAGTCATCGGGATATAGGCCAAAGAGATGTGATACATGGCGATGTCCAGGTTCAGCTTCCTTGTGATTCTTCAAGCCCCATTCCTGTATGAGCCCATCCTTATTGAGTGACATGGGAGGGAGCTTATCGAGGGCTGCGATGACATCGTCCCTTAGTGGATGATCGGGGTCGAGTATACTGATGCTCCAGAGGAAACTCTCAAACGCAATGCGCACGATCGTCATGTCGATCACGGACCCTTCACAGAAGATGCCTGTTTCTCCTGAATGAGACACAAAGCTGTTTTCGGGGGACAAGGATGGGTTGGTGACAAAGTATCTGCCGCAAGCTGATGGAATCAGAAAGTCAAGAAGGAACTGAACGCAGCCTTCAAGGATTGGGGCGATGCGACAGTGCAGCGTGGGCTCGTACTGATATATGAGCATTCTGACAACATCGGTGCATAACCAAGCTCCCCCGAGCGGCCAGATAGTAGCAGGCATCCACCGATCTTGGGGGTCCGTATCAGCCCATATGTCAGTGTTGTGATGAGCGCACCATCCTTTGCAGTTGTACATCATCTTGGCTGTTCTCTTGCCTCTTTCCGCCATGCGTTCAAGGAGGCTGATGAGTGGTATAGCACACTGGATTAGACTGCATGGTATGGCTGGCCAGTAGTTCATTTGgagattgatgttgatggtgaacTTGGATCCCCAGGGCGGTGAAAAGGAAGGGTTCCATATTCCTTGTAATGTTGCCGGTAGAGCTTTTTCAGAGTTTCGGCTTGACGAGATGAGCAGATATCGACCGTAATTGTGATAAAGTGCCACTAGGCCTGGGTCTCTGTTGCTGATGATCCGCTTATTTGTTGGTAGGTGGTTCGCGTCAGGGTATAACCGAAGGGACATTCGGCCAAAAAGGTTGGTATAATCGCATCGATGGCGACGGACGAGGGTTTCCCATGGCTTTTGaagagcatcatcaacattcaAAAGAGCGGACCTTTCGGGGTCTTCTTTTCTGAACGTGGTATGCGCCCCAACGGCAATAACACATTTGGTCGCGTTTACAATCAGACAATTTCCAACCGCCTCAACACTCCCATGGCTTGGCTTACATGAAACTCCAAGAACGAGAGACAGACGATTACTGTTTGCGCCGCCAGGTGTTGCGTTGAGAATGATTCGCGAGTCTTGCGCGAAGATGCTGTCGAGGTACTCGTTGGTCTCTCCCTCGTTCTCGCTCAGTCGATTCAACCTTATAACGAGGCGGCTTTTTTCGGATGCTTGAACTTGGATGGCGAGTACACTATCCGGGAAGCTGGCAATTATATCGCGGCGATATGATCTACCGTTGTGCTTGTAAAGTGTCGTGACTTGGGAAGTCTCCAGGTCAAGATACCGCGTATAATCGGTCACTTCACTCTCTTCGTGATTAAACTCAATCTTGCATTGGCCCAGTGGCTCATAGTGTCTCATGCTTGATGGCGTGGCAAAGAACGCCTCTTTCACAAGATCTTCTGCATCCTTGTGCTTCTCATCTCTGATCAGTTGTCTCAAAGTAGGTAAACTCTTGTGCGCATCGCGTGGTGTTCTGTCCTGCGGGCCGCCATACCAAACAGAGTTCTCATTGAGTTGGAGCAGCTCGGTCGACGTTCGCCCGTAGACCATAGCTCCCAGCCGCCCGTTGCCAATGGGAAGAGCCTCAGACCACGAAGATGCGGGGGCGGCGTAATGCAAGAGCATGCTTTTGTCTGCGTCGCCAGGCTCGCCTTGGTCCATTGTGGATGATGACTGGATATGCGCGCCGTTTTGCCGCGATGGATTCATGGCGCTTGATGGTGGAAAAGGCGCatgggatgatgatgatgctgggaCTAGACTAATTGATGAGGGGAAACTTGATGATTCTCTTGGGTGTTTTTGTTTGCCGAGCAGGGCcgattgatgatggattAGACCCAAAGAGGATGGTTAACCCCACAAACCCACGCGGACGGATGAACGGCCCATGGGGTAACGACGGGCTCGGCGATGTTATTGGAGggattattatttaagttgaCGATTGTACCCACATGCCCCAGAGTCGAGAGTGGTTTAAAAACTGGAGGCATTTTAGCCGACATCTCACAAACTGCAGCTAACTATCACGCACATACATGCAGCATTGGGCCTTGATCAGAACCTACCAAACAGAGGAAGCGAAGTCTACCAGTGGTGTGATTGAAATTTTGTAGGATGCGGTCTGCACTCGATCGGATTGTCGATGTTCTTGTGCCGCACTCAACTCGAAATAAGTGCACTAACTAGGTCGAGACAATGGCGGCATAGAAGGCGATCGCTGGACATTATATAAAGCCGATCTAAGGTCCAGCAgcaaattatataatttaggATTGCTATGTTCCTGAGTTTATAAAATACCAGCACAATCATACAAGATATCAATATGCCAATCCAGGCCCGAAGAGCCTCTTTCGAGCGCCATAACATCTACCAGGATGTCCAAGCTGATGCAAACAAATCAGGCGTCGCTGTCGAAGAAATTGTCACAGCGCGAATCACAGAAGACCATCTGATCACAAAGTCTCGAAAAGCTCTGTCTCTCAAGTCCAGAGCTGGCTTTCGCATATTTCTCATCATGGTTACTATGGGATTTAATCAAGCTGCGTAAGTTCTTAAGCCGATCGAACCGTTATGCTGAGCTGAAATTCGTGAAGATATGGTATCGACTGGGGTGTCATTAGTAGtatcaactccaacaccTATTGGCATGACTACTTCGGCTTCGCAAACAGCGGCTCAACCCTCGGTGTCATCAATGCGCTCATGACCATCGGCAACTTTTGCGGCGCTCCATTCCTCAGTCTTGCGGATAAGATTGGTCGTCGCAGCGTCAACTTTCTCGGTTGTTTTCTCACTATTGTGGCTTCTCTCATTCAGTGCTTTGCCCCGAATGTCAAGGTGTTTATGTTTGGTCGCTTTGTCCTTGGATTTGGTACTGCTCTTTGCACGAGCTCACAGTATATTGCAGAGGTTGCTCCCCCTCACATCCGTGGACAGTGAGTCCTCTCCCATGCCCCTCCTTGAACTGCTCAATAATACGTTGACTAGTATTGTTGGAATC contains:
- a CDS encoding hypothetical protein (EggNog:ENOG41), with protein sequence MGSAVAAPSMRVLVCPSGFKGSLQPNEAADCIEAGILAVEPNASVRKVPLVDGGEGFTQAIVTATGGSMHPVHVVGPVGEDVTSFFGLLGRKDDEPTTAVLEMAAAAGLSLVPPNRRNPGKTTTFGVGQLILAALDAGATRILVGCGDSGTCDGGAGMLQALGARLVDTRGRALPLAGGGESLLKLGSIDLTGVDKRVLNAKIDVAMNWHNVLCGPGGVANVFGPQKGSTPEQAARLSLAMENLADVATGILCDKNVRLAPGGGASGGLGTGLRLVGAALRPRYEVIMQYINLHSIFDDCDLVLTAEGGIDDQTPRGKIPAEVARLAKKHGLPVIAIAGTIGQGASVNYDIGIDAFTCIIQRPMSLDDAVLEAEKLTRESAETVMRIVMVGRMLGKCP
- a CDS encoding hypothetical protein (CAZy:GH95) produces the protein MDQGEPGDADKSMLLHYAAPASSWSEALPIGNGRLGAMVYGRTSTELLQLNENSVWYGGPQDRTPRDAHKSLPTLRQLIRDEKHKDAEDLVKEAFFATPSSMRHYEPLGQCKIEFNHEESEVTDYTRYLDLETSQVTTLYKHNGRSYRRDIIASFPDSVLAIQVQASEKSRLVIRLNRLSENEGETNEYLDSIFAQDSRIILNATPGGANSNRLSLVLGVSCKPSHGSVEAVGNCLIVNATKCVIAVGAHTTFRKEDPERSALLNVDDALQKPWETLVRRHRCDYTNLFGRMSLRLYPDANHLPTNKRIISNRDPGLVALYHNYGRYLLISSSRNSEKALPATLQGIWNPSFSPPWGSKFTININLQMNYWPAIPCSLIQCAIPLISLLERMAERGKRTAKMMYNCKGWCAHHNTDIWADTDPQDRWMPATIWPLGGAWLCTDVVRMLIYQYEPTLHCRIAPILEGCVQFLLDFLIPSACGRYFVTNPSLSPENSFVSHSGETGIFCEGSVIDMTIVRIAFESFLWSISILDPDHPLRDDVIAALDKLPPMSLNKDGLIQEWGLKNHKEAEPGHRHVSHLFGLYPDDSISMDSSPLLIKAAKKVLARRAEHGGGHTGWSRAWLLNFHARLRDSEGCDNHMDLLLKTSTLPNMLDNHPPFQIDGNFGGCAGILECLVQSTLRSEPSRQVVVIHLLPSLPSSWAGGKLTHVRAMGGWLVSLEWRAGMLVKPLKVEATVMQAPDALIVFPNGDKVCVSSKKAGQQSIWNE